Proteins co-encoded in one Spiroplasma gladiatoris genomic window:
- the parE gene encoding DNA topoisomerase IV subunit B, which translates to MKNELNYNEDSIQVLEGLEAVRKRPGMYIGSTDVRGLHHLVWEIVDNSIDEALAGFCDEINVVIEKDGSITVKDNGRGVPIGMYKGTNKSTPEIIFSVLHAGGKFGGDGYKTSGGLHGVGSSVVNALSSKFKVTIYRDGIISKIGFSKGGNLVTPLKNAGNSKLTGTVVNFLPDETIFSTTKFSFSTISERLKESALLNSGLKITLKDERSDKFVEYKYDNGLIEFVNELKGNQKEMCNPILIKGQDSEIDVEIALTYTDDFSENLMGFANNVKTSDGGTHISGFKTGLLKSLNEYGREQGILKDKKLEANDVKEGLIAVVTVKIPENLIQYEGQTKGKLGTSEAKSACEKITEEIFGFWLQENKAIALSIIEKALLARKARDEARKARQAIRDQKTKTRGKTMLGKLTPAQGKDKSINELFLVEGDSAGGSAKSGRDRKFQAILPLRGKVINAEKTKILDLLKNEEITSIINAIGAGMGSDFDISDINYGKIIIMTDADTDGAHIQTLLLTFFYRYMKELITNKNIYIAMPPLFKVTQSNKKDFIYLWTEDELAQYMKKTKNKIEIQRYKGLGEMNAIQLWETTMDPEKRKLICVSIEDALSAENTFRTLMGDNAEKRKEWIEENVKFTLEDNAEFI; encoded by the coding sequence TTAAAAAATGAACTTAATTACAATGAAGATAGTATTCAAGTTCTCGAAGGTCTAGAAGCGGTTAGAAAAAGACCTGGAATGTATATTGGTTCTACTGATGTAAGAGGTTTACATCATTTAGTGTGAGAAATAGTTGACAATTCAATTGATGAAGCATTAGCTGGATTTTGTGATGAAATTAATGTTGTTATAGAAAAAGATGGATCAATTACAGTTAAAGATAATGGTCGTGGAGTTCCGATTGGAATGTATAAGGGTACTAACAAATCAACACCAGAAATAATATTTTCAGTATTACATGCTGGAGGAAAATTTGGTGGTGATGGTTATAAAACTAGTGGTGGACTTCATGGAGTTGGGTCTTCAGTTGTGAATGCGCTTTCTTCTAAATTTAAGGTAACAATTTATCGTGATGGAATAATATCAAAAATTGGATTTTCAAAAGGTGGTAATTTAGTAACACCTTTAAAAAATGCAGGAAATTCAAAATTAACAGGAACAGTTGTAAATTTTTTACCAGATGAAACAATATTTAGCACTACTAAGTTTTCGTTTTCCACAATCAGCGAAAGACTAAAAGAGTCTGCATTATTAAATTCAGGTTTAAAAATCACTTTAAAAGATGAAAGAAGTGATAAATTTGTTGAATATAAATATGATAATGGATTGATTGAGTTTGTAAATGAACTTAAAGGTAACCAAAAAGAAATGTGTAACCCAATTTTAATTAAGGGTCAAGATTCTGAAATTGATGTAGAAATTGCACTTACTTATACTGATGATTTTTCAGAAAACTTAATGGGATTTGCTAACAATGTTAAAACTAGTGATGGTGGAACTCATATTTCAGGTTTTAAAACAGGTCTTTTGAAATCTTTAAATGAATATGGTAGAGAGCAAGGGATATTAAAAGATAAGAAACTTGAAGCAAATGACGTAAAAGAAGGTTTAATTGCTGTAGTTACTGTAAAAATCCCTGAAAATTTAATCCAATATGAAGGTCAAACAAAAGGAAAATTAGGAACTAGTGAAGCAAAAAGCGCTTGTGAAAAAATCACTGAAGAAATTTTTGGATTTTGATTACAAGAAAATAAAGCAATTGCACTATCGATAATTGAAAAAGCACTTTTAGCAAGAAAAGCTAGAGATGAAGCTAGAAAAGCAAGACAAGCAATAAGAGATCAAAAAACAAAAACAAGAGGGAAAACAATGTTGGGGAAATTAACCCCAGCTCAAGGTAAAGATAAATCTATAAATGAGTTATTTTTAGTCGAAGGTGACTCTGCTGGAGGAAGTGCAAAATCTGGTAGAGATAGAAAATTTCAAGCAATTTTACCATTAAGAGGTAAAGTGATTAATGCAGAAAAAACTAAAATTTTAGATTTATTAAAAAATGAAGAAATAACTTCAATCATCAATGCTATTGGGGCAGGTATGGGTAGTGATTTTGACATTTCAGATATCAATTATGGAAAAATCATTATTATGACAGATGCAGATACTGATGGTGCTCACATACAAACATTATTATTAACTTTCTTCTATCGTTATATGAAAGAATTAATTACTAATAAAAATATTTACATAGCAATGCCTCCGCTTTTTAAAGTTACTCAAAGTAATAAAAAAGATTTTATATATTTGTGAACAGAAGACGAACTGGCACAATATATGAAAAAAACAAAAAATAAAATTGAAATTCAAAGATACAAAGGTCTTGGGGAGATGAATGCAATTCAATTGTGAGAAACAACAATGGATCCTGAGAAAAGAAAGTTAATATGTGTTTCAATTGAAGATGCACTTAGTGCTGAAAATACATTCCGTACTTTAATGGGTGATAATGCTGAAAAAAGAAAAGAATGAATTGAAGAAAATGTTAAATTTACATTAGAAGATAATGCGGAATTTATTTAA
- the parC gene encoding DNA topoisomerase IV subunit A, translated as MAQDNKEKGILNHSLEELMGDRFGRYAKYIIQERALPDVRDGLKPVQRRVLYAMNDINLTFDKPYKKSARIVGDVIGKYHPHGDTSVYDALVRMSQTWKLHAPLVDMHGNNGSIDGDSAAAMRYTEARLSKISSLLLKDLQKNTVLFAPNFDDSEKEPTVLPGYFPNILVNGSTGIAAGYATNMPPHNLGEVIDAIIATIKNPNIKLKDILKIVKGPDFPTGAIVMSQDGINSAFETGKGRVIIQSKIHREDNNIVIDEIPYEIVKQDLVRKIGEVADANSAIEIKEVRDETDRTGLRIVIELSEKADYEITRKFLLKNTPLQISYNYNNVVIVDKQPKQLGILNIIQAYVKHYQEVYLKKTKFDLDKAVKRQEIIEGLIKAISILDEIIAIIRNSKNRIDAIENLIKTYEFSENQAIAIVDLRLYRLTSTDILKLEEEKNELMELIKKLNAIIGDGNVLNNEIINELQETKKEFNVPRRSEIVQEIENIEVEIKETIVEKDYAIWISQDGYIKAIETAQLGKNTSETFKRKPNDIWIANVPASSLDFLLLVSSSGTYYSIPVYKIKPSKWKENGMHLNTVAQMTAQNERLLAAFVVRKFKNAKQEILLASKQGLIKRTPIEDLETKMFSKSFRIMKLAEGDELVSASLVTSKTKTVTMLTQTGFSVRYDISEIPSAGPNAKGVKSTVVKDEAIVAGKAFDSGDILVLTNKGNIKKVKQDLVPIMARPKRGVRLYPMNKKRDEFATFLYNVTDKDILNILDVEDELKQIKVNSFKYLDLESVPTDLDMNEILTTTLEKSYIIKNGDIPPSPKSSDDNEESSSTVVAKTKQQNKDVETEKTEELKVNIDDLI; from the coding sequence ATGGCTCAAGATAATAAAGAAAAAGGAATTTTAAATCATTCATTAGAAGAACTTATGGGAGATAGATTTGGAAGATATGCCAAATATATTATCCAAGAAAGAGCTCTTCCTGATGTTAGAGATGGTTTAAAACCAGTTCAACGTAGAGTATTGTACGCAATGAATGATATTAATTTAACTTTTGATAAACCTTATAAAAAATCAGCGCGTATAGTTGGAGATGTTATTGGTAAGTACCATCCACACGGAGATACTTCGGTTTACGACGCTTTAGTAAGGATGAGTCAAACTTGAAAGCTTCATGCACCACTTGTTGATATGCATGGTAATAACGGTTCAATTGATGGTGATAGTGCAGCTGCTATGCGTTATACAGAAGCTAGACTATCTAAAATTAGTAGTTTATTATTAAAAGATTTACAAAAAAACACCGTTTTATTTGCACCTAACTTTGATGATTCAGAAAAAGAACCAACAGTTTTACCTGGATATTTTCCTAATATTTTGGTTAATGGATCAACTGGTATTGCAGCTGGTTATGCTACAAATATGCCTCCACACAATTTAGGTGAAGTAATTGATGCTATTATTGCAACAATTAAAAATCCTAATATTAAATTAAAAGATATTTTAAAAATTGTTAAAGGTCCTGATTTTCCAACAGGAGCAATTGTTATGAGTCAAGATGGAATCAATTCTGCTTTTGAAACAGGAAAGGGAAGGGTTATTATTCAATCAAAAATCCATCGCGAAGATAATAATATTGTTATTGATGAAATACCTTATGAAATAGTAAAACAAGATTTAGTTAGAAAAATTGGCGAAGTAGCTGATGCAAATTCAGCTATTGAAATTAAAGAAGTTAGAGACGAGACTGATCGTACAGGACTTAGAATTGTAATTGAACTTTCTGAAAAAGCAGATTATGAAATAACTAGAAAATTTTTATTAAAAAATACTCCGTTACAAATTTCATATAACTACAATAATGTTGTTATTGTTGATAAACAACCAAAACAACTAGGTATATTAAATATTATTCAAGCTTATGTAAAACATTATCAAGAAGTTTATCTTAAAAAAACAAAATTTGATTTAGATAAAGCTGTAAAACGCCAAGAAATAATCGAAGGATTGATTAAAGCTATATCAATATTGGATGAAATTATTGCAATTATTAGAAACTCTAAAAATAGAATTGATGCTATTGAAAATTTGATAAAAACTTATGAGTTTAGTGAAAATCAGGCTATTGCAATTGTTGATTTAAGACTATATCGTTTAACTTCAACAGATATTCTAAAATTAGAAGAAGAAAAAAATGAATTAATGGAGTTAATTAAAAAATTAAATGCAATTATTGGTGATGGTAATGTTTTAAATAACGAGATAATCAATGAACTTCAAGAAACTAAAAAAGAATTTAATGTTCCAAGAAGATCTGAAATTGTTCAAGAAATAGAAAACATTGAAGTAGAAATTAAAGAAACTATTGTTGAAAAAGATTATGCTATATGAATTTCTCAAGATGGATATATAAAAGCAATTGAAACAGCACAACTTGGAAAAAACACAAGCGAAACATTTAAGCGTAAACCTAATGACATTTGAATCGCAAATGTTCCTGCTTCAAGTTTAGACTTTTTGTTACTAGTTTCAAGTTCAGGAACTTATTATTCAATTCCTGTTTATAAAATTAAACCAAGTAAATGAAAAGAAAATGGTATGCATTTAAATACAGTTGCACAAATGACTGCGCAAAATGAAAGATTGCTTGCTGCATTTGTTGTTAGAAAATTTAAAAATGCTAAACAAGAAATTTTATTAGCTTCAAAACAAGGTTTAATTAAAAGAACTCCAATTGAAGATTTAGAAACAAAAATGTTTTCAAAATCATTTAGAATAATGAAGTTGGCAGAAGGAGATGAGTTAGTATCCGCATCTCTTGTAACTTCAAAAACAAAAACAGTAACTATGTTAACACAAACTGGTTTTTCAGTTAGATATGATATTTCAGAAATCCCAAGTGCAGGTCCTAATGCTAAAGGGGTCAAATCAACTGTTGTTAAAGATGAAGCGATTGTTGCTGGTAAAGCATTTGATTCAGGAGATATTCTAGTATTAACAAATAAAGGAAATATTAAAAAAGTTAAACAAGATTTAGTTCCAATTATGGCAAGGCCTAAAAGAGGTGTTAGACTTTATCCGATGAATAAAAAAAGAGATGAGTTTGCAACATTCTTATACAATGTAACAGATAAAGATATTTTAAATATACTTGATGTTGAAGATGAGTTAAAACAAATTAAAGTAAACTCATTTAAATATTTAGATCTTGAAAGTGTACCAACTGATTTAGATATGAACGAGATTTTAACAACAACATTAGAAAAATCTTATATCATAAAAAATGGTGATATACCACCATCTCCAAAATCTTCTGATGATAACGAAGAGTCAAGTTCAACAGTTGTTGCAAAAACAAAACAACAAAATAAAGATGTTGAAACTGAAAAAACTGAAGAATTAAAAGTTAATATAGATGATTTAATATAA
- a CDS encoding SF1B family DNA helicase RecD2, protein MTEIKGKIKNFIYNNEGFGIAVFTLIDNETRSIVIRGEISSLRMNIFYVLSGESVIDRRTNKTIFEVSKFKKLESSSKESCFKYLISPLFPTIGKQLATRIVNYYEDHVFQKILKDPNSLYQIEKITEAQVNIIIQQVEYHFKENKLLETFEAYDLKIDFYTKLEKLCKDKEEVLDILKNDFYKFAFENNLKPFSEVDKVAIVFNQDINSEVRVSWWALHIVNDILIKTGNTFTDLTTLRKEIFKIFTQLNQNELSNKLLYAKKNNILYFENKKIYSKESYEDEKIIASSLNEIENKKTKNNDYDFENLLIEVEIYIEETLQIKNFKYNNEQILALKNFLENNVSIITGGPGTGKTTVINGIIKLYELVYKDKDFSIVAPTGRAASRITESSDYNASTIHRLLKFLGNNSFEHNSKNPLIKKMLIIDESSMIDNHLFASMFLGIEGIEKLVLVGDVDQLPSVSYGNAFEDIIKSEKFSITKLLINNRQVITDQSNSIIDLATAIKNNSIQKFNFNNLNNVVTYFSNDTKESLEYIKKIYLQNRPSNILDELVHLQIIAPMYKEDLGIDELNNFIQAIVNPKTSTEYKKANSIYRPNDKVMYTENDSFLKIFNGDVGYIDKIFLDNKKYKNSKVFFNEEEKELSSAQFSKLKLSYACSIHKTQGSEYNTVILVLDNSNRFSSWIINKKMIYTAITRAKKHLYIVGDKQLFLNACSKEMKPRLTTLIERIFNLNK, encoded by the coding sequence ATGACAGAAATAAAAGGTAAAATTAAAAATTTTATATATAACAATGAAGGTTTTGGAATAGCTGTTTTTACATTAATTGACAATGAAACTAGATCAATAGTTATAAGAGGCGAAATTTCTTCGCTAAGAATGAACATTTTTTATGTTTTATCTGGAGAAAGTGTGATTGATAGAAGAACAAATAAAACTATTTTTGAAGTAAGCAAGTTTAAAAAATTAGAAAGTAGTTCAAAAGAATCGTGTTTTAAATATTTAATTTCACCATTGTTTCCCACAATAGGAAAACAATTAGCTACAAGAATTGTAAATTATTATGAAGATCATGTGTTTCAAAAAATTTTAAAAGATCCAAATAGTTTATATCAAATTGAAAAAATTACAGAAGCACAAGTCAATATAATTATTCAACAAGTTGAATATCACTTTAAAGAAAATAAATTATTAGAAACTTTTGAAGCATATGATTTAAAAATAGATTTTTATACTAAACTAGAAAAGTTATGTAAAGATAAAGAAGAAGTATTAGATATTTTAAAGAATGATTTTTATAAATTTGCATTCGAAAATAATCTTAAACCTTTCAGTGAAGTTGATAAAGTAGCAATAGTTTTTAACCAAGATATAAATTCAGAAGTAAGAGTGAGTTGATGAGCGTTACATATTGTTAACGATATTTTAATTAAAACAGGAAATACTTTTACAGACTTGACAACACTAAGAAAAGAAATATTTAAAATATTCACACAATTAAATCAAAACGAATTGTCAAATAAATTACTTTATGCTAAAAAAAACAATATTCTATATTTCGAAAATAAAAAAATTTATTCTAAAGAAAGTTACGAAGATGAAAAAATAATTGCATCTAGTTTAAATGAAATTGAAAATAAAAAAACTAAAAATAATGATTATGATTTTGAAAATCTTTTAATTGAAGTTGAAATTTATATAGAAGAAACTTTGCAAATAAAAAATTTTAAATATAATAATGAACAAATTTTAGCACTAAAAAATTTTTTAGAAAATAATGTAAGTATTATAACGGGTGGACCTGGTACAGGAAAAACTACTGTTATAAATGGAATTATTAAATTATATGAGTTAGTTTATAAAGATAAAGATTTTTCTATTGTAGCACCAACTGGTAGAGCAGCGAGTAGAATAACAGAGTCCTCAGATTATAATGCTTCAACCATTCATAGATTACTAAAGTTTCTAGGAAATAATAGTTTTGAGCATAATTCTAAAAATCCGCTTATAAAAAAAATGTTAATAATTGATGAGTCTTCAATGATTGATAATCATTTATTTGCTTCTATGTTTTTAGGAATTGAAGGAATTGAGAAATTAGTTTTAGTTGGTGATGTTGATCAATTACCGAGTGTAAGTTATGGTAATGCTTTTGAAGATATTATTAAAAGCGAAAAATTCTCAATAACAAAATTACTAATTAATAATAGACAAGTTATTACTGATCAAAGTAATTCAATTATTGACTTGGCAACAGCTATAAAAAACAATTCTATTCAAAAATTTAATTTTAATAATTTAAATAATGTAGTCACTTATTTTAGTAATGACACTAAAGAAAGTTTAGAATACATAAAAAAAATTTATTTACAAAACAGACCCTCAAACATATTAGATGAACTAGTTCACTTACAAATTATTGCACCAATGTATAAAGAAGATCTAGGAATCGATGAATTAAATAATTTTATTCAAGCAATTGTTAATCCAAAAACATCAACAGAGTATAAAAAAGCTAATTCAATTTATAGACCAAATGATAAAGTGATGTATACAGAAAATGATTCATTTTTAAAAATTTTTAATGGTGATGTAGGTTATATTGATAAAATATTTTTAGATAACAAGAAATATAAAAACTCAAAAGTTTTTTTTAACGAAGAAGAAAAGGAATTAAGTTCTGCACAGTTTTCAAAACTTAAGTTAAGCTATGCATGTAGTATACACAAAACTCAAGGAAGTGAATACAATACTGTTATTTTAGTTTTGGATAATTCAAATCGTTTCTCCTCATGAATCATAAACAAAAAAATGATATACACAGCTATTACAAGAGCTAAAAAACATTTATATATTGTTGGAGATAAACAACTTTTTTTAAATGCATGTTCAAAAGAAATGAAACCAAGATTAACAACATTAATAGAAAGAATATTTAACTTAAATAAATAA
- the scm1 gene encoding motility-associated protein Scm1, whose product MKNKVFIISFISFGAALLSLFILSMSLLTSINIDEELKKIANVDNNDQGLQNFLQTLRPQINNKLDLAYLIMGIESLGAMLKIHSLVVVIFVLVNAFLLPMVGVIFGTFSIIFIAMIILSRIRREFKFNYVRISSKISFLAISGIFLVLTIVGVTLLSIIESSYNGGNGEVSKYLDKINNNTLHNCFDYVTAYKFATPGKMFSLMLNGISDTKLDFGSNIINNNTFKSAISICIVVLPIIGILMVLSGSFWTATFITSTRNQHSKFYYWLKNVRIDSKREFVRSLLKDYWFWISLIVFISTIIFPGFIHPYKTKIQILITVINAILIPVCFIPLIYAWSRILKIRRFNYNKMMFIQILLFTILIIFNQLILWILFREEMHKPIWVSLSWPFITITLSVICLIGFVQKKQ is encoded by the coding sequence ATGAAAAATAAAGTTTTTATAATTTCGTTTATAAGTTTTGGAGCAGCTTTGCTTTCTTTGTTTATACTATCAATGTCTTTGCTTACAAGTATTAATATTGATGAAGAACTTAAAAAAATTGCAAATGTTGATAATAATGATCAAGGCTTACAAAATTTTTTACAAACATTAAGACCACAAATTAATAACAAGTTAGATTTAGCTTATTTAATTATGGGAATTGAAAGTTTAGGGGCAATGTTAAAAATACATTCGCTAGTTGTTGTTATATTTGTATTAGTAAACGCATTTTTGTTACCAATGGTTGGTGTTATATTTGGAACATTTTCAATTATTTTTATTGCTATGATAATTTTGTCAAGAATAAGAAGAGAGTTTAAATTTAATTATGTAAGAATATCTTCAAAAATTTCTTTTCTAGCTATTTCAGGAATATTTTTAGTTTTAACAATTGTTGGAGTTACTTTGTTGTCAATTATAGAATCTAGTTATAATGGTGGTAATGGAGAAGTTTCAAAATATTTAGATAAGATAAACAATAATACTTTACATAATTGTTTTGATTATGTAACAGCTTATAAATTTGCAACACCAGGTAAAATGTTCTCGTTAATGTTGAATGGAATAAGTGATACAAAATTAGATTTTGGATCAAATATCATCAATAATAATACTTTTAAAAGTGCAATTTCTATTTGCATTGTTGTTTTACCAATTATAGGTATATTAATGGTTTTATCTGGATCGTTTTGAACAGCTACATTTATTACTTCAACTAGAAATCAACATTCAAAATTTTATTATTGATTAAAAAATGTAAGAATTGATTCAAAACGAGAGTTTGTTAGAAGTTTATTAAAAGATTATTGATTTTGAATTTCACTTATAGTATTTATTTCAACTATTATTTTTCCAGGGTTCATTCACCCTTACAAAACAAAAATTCAAATTTTAATTACTGTAATTAATGCTATATTAATTCCTGTTTGTTTTATTCCATTGATATATGCATGATCGAGAATATTAAAGATCAGAAGATTTAATTATAATAAAATGATGTTTATTCAAATATTATTATTTACAATTTTGATTATTTTTAATCAATTAATTTTATGGATTTTGTTTAGAGAAGAAATGCACAAACCAATTTGAGTTAGTTTATCATGACCTTTTATTACAATTACTTTATCTGTAATTTGCTTAATTGGTTTTGTTCAAAAAAAACAATAA
- the nagA gene encoding N-acetylglucosamine-6-phosphate deacetylase, translating to MILKNAKIILENKTIENGWVLIEDKKIMSINEGVTQLEGIDLQGNFLLPGFIDCHVHGGYGVDFESGTVDAYQKFAKLVVKEGITSYVQGSVTNSKEDNIKFMSAFKVFMSDYQSKSAKCLGIHMEGPFISPEKKGAHELKLLEKPNLKTLKELIELSGNNIRIITYAPDLQNGEFTNYLLENDILPSAGHTNTSVQNFLKDYKLGVKHLTHLFNGMSGVNQQEPGLATAGLYFDDILCEVITDSIHIQPDTLRLIYKIKGHKGICIITDAMNAKGLDDGEYKLGNLEVIKEGMKVYLKEGKALAGAGATYDHNIRVMLKEIPNLTLNELIYMTSINIAKQLNIFDKTGNIEVNKFADLVVLNKNYEVEKTIVNGEIAYEK from the coding sequence ATGATACTAAAAAATGCAAAAATTATTTTAGAAAATAAAACAATTGAAAATGGATGAGTTTTAATAGAAGATAAAAAAATAATGTCTATTAACGAAGGGGTTACACAACTTGAAGGAATTGATTTGCAAGGCAATTTTTTATTGCCGGGTTTTATTGACTGTCATGTCCATGGAGGTTATGGAGTTGATTTTGAATCAGGAACTGTTGATGCTTATCAAAAGTTTGCTAAATTAGTTGTTAAAGAAGGTATTACTAGTTATGTGCAAGGAAGTGTTACAAACTCAAAAGAAGATAATATAAAATTTATGAGTGCGTTTAAAGTTTTTATGAGTGATTACCAAAGTAAAAGTGCAAAATGCTTAGGGATTCATATGGAAGGACCTTTTATTTCTCCAGAAAAAAAAGGTGCTCATGAATTAAAATTATTGGAAAAACCAAACCTTAAAACTCTTAAAGAATTAATTGAATTAAGTGGGAATAATATTAGAATTATTACTTACGCACCAGATTTACAAAATGGTGAGTTTACAAATTACTTATTAGAAAATGACATTTTACCTTCTGCGGGTCATACAAACACAAGTGTTCAAAACTTTTTAAAAGATTACAAACTTGGTGTAAAACATCTTACACATTTATTTAATGGAATGAGTGGAGTTAATCAACAAGAACCAGGACTTGCAACAGCTGGTCTTTATTTTGATGACATTTTGTGCGAAGTTATAACTGATTCAATTCATATTCAACCTGATACTTTGAGACTTATTTATAAAATAAAAGGTCATAAAGGAATTTGTATAATAACTGATGCTATGAACGCCAAAGGTTTAGATGATGGTGAATATAAACTTGGTAACTTAGAAGTTATTAAAGAAGGAATGAAAGTATATTTAAAAGAAGGAAAAGCACTAGCTGGAGCAGGAGCGACTTATGATCATAATATAAGAGTAATGTTAAAAGAAATTCCTAATCTAACATTAAACGAACTAATTTATATGACTTCGATTAATATTGCAAAACAATTAAATATTTTTGATAAAACTGGAAATATAGAAGTTAATAAGTTTGCTGATTTAGTTGTATTAAATAAAAATTATGAAGTTGAAAAAACAATAGTAAATGGAGAAATTGCTTATGAAAAGTAA
- a CDS encoding MFS transporter: MKSKILNPKSYTIAKYLLTISMLFFYILCFIILIVAIKQKDNTLSDWLKNNYLKLSIIMILAGIVFGSVYFGLRLFFHIKSEYKYNKKELIYVIVYLFCFSLLIIFGFLLTFSYRYDPLNAYVLNFVFIVFIFVLGITISILETLSRIKEQAVVNRTWFEANQNLKVDNLEKKEQIIKTQKLLNKDKNPFMEDEND; this comes from the coding sequence ATGAAAAGTAAAATTTTAAACCCTAAATCATATACGATTGCAAAATATTTACTAACAATATCAATGTTATTTTTTTACATTTTATGTTTTATTATTTTAATTGTAGCTATAAAACAAAAAGATAATACTTTAAGCGATTGATTAAAGAATAATTATTTAAAATTATCAATAATTATGATACTTGCAGGAATAGTTTTTGGATCTGTATATTTTGGTTTAAGACTTTTTTTCCATATTAAATCTGAATATAAATATAATAAAAAAGAATTAATTTATGTAATAGTCTACTTATTTTGCTTTTCATTGTTAATAATATTTGGATTCTTACTAACATTTTCATATAGATATGATCCGCTTAACGCTTATGTTTTAAATTTCGTTTTTATCGTCTTTATCTTTGTATTAGGAATTACAATTTCTATTTTAGAAACTTTGTCAAGAATTAAAGAACAAGCAGTTGTAAACAGAACTTGATTTGAAGCAAATCAAAACTTAAAAGTAGATAACCTAGAAAAAAAAGAACAAATAATAAAAACACAAAAATTATTAAATAAAGATAAAAATCCATTCATGGAGGATGAAAATGATTAA
- a CDS encoding Gfo/Idh/MocA family protein, translating into MIKIGTIGTSNITKKFVKSAVNSESIKIVCCYSRNKQKAKDFILENNLNAKAVDSFNVLVDEVDALYIASPNGLHYEQAKYFLSQQKHVLLEKPLALNYEQACELASVAEVNKVILMEAFRTAHLPQFKKLFELCSDTQPFLANFSITQYSSRMPNVKKGIYDSVFDEYLGKGSTYDLLIYPVELSIALFGPVKEVKSMRLTLPNNSGLNDLVIIRHKNNVLVNITCSKASKGSNYNEILSDNGTIDFIDNSHLKEINFTSLNNSKKTNIYTQNEEVDFFDYELKLFIKMIENNDYNVRNYLLDISCEAVKVLNWVEKNSEKWGEY; encoded by the coding sequence ATGATTAAAATCGGTACAATAGGTACTAGTAATATAACAAAAAAGTTTGTTAAAAGTGCAGTTAATTCTGAAAGCATAAAAATTGTTTGTTGTTATTCAAGAAACAAACAAAAAGCAAAAGACTTTATTTTGGAAAACAATTTAAATGCTAAAGCTGTTGATTCATTTAATGTTTTAGTTGATGAAGTAGATGCGCTTTATATAGCAAGTCCAAACGGACTACATTATGAACAAGCAAAATATTTTTTAAGTCAACAAAAACATGTTTTATTAGAAAAACCTTTAGCTTTAAATTATGAGCAAGCTTGTGAACTTGCAAGTGTTGCAGAAGTAAATAAAGTTATATTAATGGAAGCTTTTAGAACCGCACATTTACCACAATTCAAAAAGTTATTTGAATTGTGTAGTGACACTCAACCATTTTTAGCAAATTTTAGTATTACACAATATTCTTCAAGAATGCCAAACGTAAAAAAAGGAATTTATGATTCAGTATTTGATGAATATTTAGGAAAAGGTTCTACTTATGATTTATTAATTTATCCTGTCGAATTATCAATTGCTTTATTTGGTCCTGTAAAAGAAGTTAAATCTATGAGATTAACTTTACCTAATAATAGCGGATTAAATGATTTGGTAATCATAAGACATAAAAATAACGTTTTGGTTAACATAACTTGTTCAAAAGCTTCAAAGGGATCTAATTATAATGAAATATTATCTGATAATGGAACAATTGATTTTATAGATAATTCCCACCTTAAAGAGATTAACTTTACAAGTTTAAATAATAGCAAAAAAACAAATATTTATACTCAAAATGAAGAAGTAGATTTTTTTGATTATGAATTAAAACTATTTATAAAAATGATTGAAAATAATGATTATAATGTTAGAAATTATTTATTAGATATAAGTTGTGAAGCTGTAAAAGTTTTAAATTGAGTTGAAAAAAACAGTGAAAAATGAGGAGAGTATTAA